From [Clostridium] symbiosum, a single genomic window includes:
- a CDS encoding TFIIB-type zinc ribbon-containing protein has protein sequence MNTITYKCPNCDGGLEFDPKTQKFKCGYCLSEFTQEELVGLADTEEAETAEREDAAEPAGGSEENSPDDSPLVLYHCPSCGAEIVTDETTAATFCYYCHNPVVLSGRLEGIYKPDYIIPFEMDRKKAEKIFKDWIKRKRYVPRDFYSPGQMELMEGIYYPYWLYSCKVDGWIDAEGIKRRTTRTGNIEYLETSRYQVERKGEMDVKNISRNALKRADRRLSENVLPFDMEKLRPFQASYLSGFKAERRDMERDEFRQGLEEEVRDFAVNSLKNSISSYDSVNIKNHREEIVDSEWNYSLLPVWVLTYRDKKNDKMYYFAMNGQSGKICGVLPVDYGKLAGLFAVIFFPVLILLLIGGYLI, from the coding sequence ATGAACACAATTACATATAAGTGTCCCAACTGTGACGGCGGTTTGGAGTTTGATCCGAAAACCCAGAAATTCAAATGCGGGTACTGTCTGTCCGAGTTTACGCAGGAAGAACTGGTAGGACTGGCCGACACGGAAGAGGCAGAGACGGCGGAGCGGGAAGACGCGGCAGAACCGGCAGGAGGTTCTGAGGAAAATTCACCGGACGATTCCCCATTGGTTCTTTACCACTGCCCAAGCTGCGGAGCCGAGATCGTTACGGATGAGACGACAGCAGCCACATTCTGCTATTACTGCCACAATCCGGTGGTGCTTTCGGGCAGGCTGGAAGGTATTTATAAGCCGGATTATATCATTCCGTTTGAGATGGATCGGAAAAAGGCAGAGAAGATTTTCAAAGACTGGATTAAACGCAAAAGATATGTACCGCGGGATTTCTATTCGCCGGGACAGATGGAACTGATGGAAGGGATCTATTACCCCTACTGGCTCTATAGCTGCAAGGTGGACGGATGGATTGACGCGGAGGGCATTAAGCGCAGGACGACGAGGACCGGGAACATCGAGTATCTGGAGACCAGCCGGTATCAGGTCGAGAGAAAAGGGGAGATGGACGTTAAAAATATCTCCCGGAATGCCCTGAAGCGGGCCGACCGGAGACTGTCGGAGAATGTGCTGCCCTTTGACATGGAAAAACTGAGACCGTTCCAGGCCTCATATCTTTCCGGATTTAAGGCCGAGCGGCGTGATATGGAACGGGATGAGTTCAGGCAGGGCCTGGAGGAGGAAGTGCGCGATTTTGCAGTTAATTCCCTGAAAAACAGCATTTCCTCTTATGACAGCGTCAATATTAAAAACCACCGGGAAGAAATTGTGGATTCGGAGTGGAATTATTCGCTTCTTCCCGTGTGGGTCCTGACTTACAGGGATAAAAAGAATGATAAAATGTACTATTTCGCGATGAACGGCCAGAGCGGGAAAATCTGTGG
- a CDS encoding SPFH domain-containing protein, with protein MGIIKAVTGAIGTSLADQWLEVIEAEDMSDQTVFTKGVKIRSGQNKKGLADVVSNGSIIHVYPNQFMMLVDGGKVVDYTAEEGYYKVDNSAMPSLFNGEFGDALKETFNRIRFGGQTPLKQVAYFINLQEIKGIRFGTRTPINYFDNFYNAELFLRAHGTYSIKVTEPLKFYAEVIPKNEDHVDIDVINEQYLSEFLSALQSSINQMSSDGTRISYVSSKSRELGQYMSTTLDAEWNQMRGMEIQAVGIASISYDEESQKLINMRNQGAMLGDPSVREGYVQGSVARGMEAAGSNANGSLAGFMGMGVGMNAGGGLMGALSAANMQQMQMNQAMGQPPIFQTDWMQQAGAPGNFQGNAQGGAGRRTAPMQPASWTCACGTVNTGKFCSECGTPKPSEEWTCSCGNVNKGNFCSECGKPRP; from the coding sequence ATGGGAATTATTAAAGCGGTAACGGGGGCAATCGGGACGTCTTTAGCGGATCAGTGGCTGGAGGTCATCGAAGCTGAGGATATGAGTGACCAGACGGTATTTACCAAAGGCGTTAAAATCAGGTCGGGACAGAATAAAAAGGGACTGGCTGACGTGGTTTCCAACGGTTCCATAATCCATGTGTACCCGAATCAGTTCATGATGCTGGTGGACGGCGGCAAGGTTGTGGATTATACGGCGGAAGAGGGATATTACAAAGTGGATAATTCTGCGATGCCGTCCCTTTTTAACGGTGAATTCGGAGACGCCCTGAAGGAGACGTTTAACAGAATCCGTTTCGGCGGCCAGACGCCTCTGAAACAGGTGGCGTATTTTATCAATCTCCAGGAAATCAAGGGAATCCGCTTTGGCACCAGGACACCGATCAATTATTTTGATAATTTCTACAACGCCGAGCTGTTTTTAAGGGCGCACGGAACCTATTCGATCAAGGTTACGGAGCCCCTCAAGTTCTATGCGGAAGTCATTCCAAAGAATGAAGACCATGTGGATATCGACGTAATCAACGAACAGTATCTGTCCGAATTTTTGTCGGCCCTCCAGTCCTCTATCAACCAGATGTCATCAGACGGCACAAGGATCTCCTATGTCAGCTCCAAGAGCCGCGAGCTCGGCCAGTATATGTCGACAACGCTGGACGCCGAGTGGAACCAGATGAGGGGAATGGAGATTCAGGCGGTGGGTATTGCCAGCATCTCCTATGACGAGGAATCCCAGAAGCTGATTAATATGAGAAATCAGGGAGCCATGCTCGGCGATCCGTCTGTACGTGAGGGATATGTACAGGGCTCTGTGGCAAGAGGAATGGAGGCGGCAGGCTCCAATGCAAACGGCTCCCTGGCCGGGTTCATGGGTATGGGCGTGGGAATGAACGCAGGCGGCGGCCTGATGGGAGCGCTGTCGGCGGCCAATATGCAGCAGATGCAGATGAACCAGGCCATGGGACAGCCGCCGATATTCCAGACGGATTGGATGCAGCAGGCAGGCGCACCGGGAAATTTCCAGGGAAATGCCCAGGGAGGCGCGGGACGCAGGACGGCCCCCATGCAGCCGGCATCATGGACCTGTGCCTGTGGAACTGTGAATACGGGCAAGTTCTGTTCTGAATGCGGAACACCGAAACCCTCAGAAGAGTGGACCTGCAGCTGCGGCAATGTAAACAAGGGGAATTTCTGTTCGGAGTGTGGAAAACCGAGGCCATAA
- a CDS encoding deoxyribonuclease IV: MLRIGCHLSSSKGYLAMGKEAEKIGAGTFQFFTRNPRGGSAKKIDPADAGNFLAFAETQGIEKILAHAPYTLNGCSADENIRKFARETMEDDLNRMEYTPGNCYNFHPGSHVKQGVETGIAYIAEMLNGILKPEQRTTVLLETMAGKGSEVGREFEELREILSRVELSDKMGVCLDTCHVWDGGYDIVNDLDGVLNHFDRVIGLHRLKAIHLNDSMNPLGAHKDRHAKIGEGHIGLDAMVRIINHPALRNLPFYLETPNDLDGYAREIALLKSKYRD, from the coding sequence ATGTTGAGAATCGGATGTCATTTATCATCATCCAAGGGTTATCTGGCCATGGGAAAAGAGGCGGAGAAGATCGGCGCCGGGACGTTTCAGTTTTTTACCAGGAACCCGAGGGGCGGCAGCGCGAAAAAGATCGATCCGGCCGATGCCGGGAATTTTCTTGCTTTTGCCGAAACACAGGGGATTGAAAAGATTTTGGCCCATGCGCCCTACACGTTAAACGGCTGTTCCGCCGATGAAAATATCAGAAAGTTCGCCAGGGAGACCATGGAGGATGATTTAAACAGAATGGAGTACACCCCGGGAAACTGTTACAATTTCCACCCGGGCAGCCACGTAAAGCAAGGGGTGGAAACCGGAATTGCATATATTGCGGAAATGCTGAACGGGATTCTGAAACCAGAACAGAGGACGACCGTGCTCCTGGAGACGATGGCGGGAAAAGGCAGCGAGGTGGGACGGGAGTTTGAAGAACTCCGGGAGATCCTTTCACGGGTGGAACTTTCAGACAAGATGGGAGTCTGCCTGGACACCTGCCATGTATGGGACGGCGGGTATGATATTGTAAATGATCTGGACGGCGTCCTGAATCATTTTGACCGGGTGATTGGCCTTCACAGGCTGAAAGCCATCCATTTAAACGACAGCATGAATCCCCTGGGCGCACACAAGGACCGCCATGCAAAAATCGGGGAGGGCCATATCGGCCTCGATGCAATGGTGCGGATTATCAATCATCCGGCGCTTAGAAATCTGCCTTTTTATCTGGAAACGCCCAATGATTTGGACGGATATGCAAGGGAGATAGCGCTGCTCAAATCAAAATACAGGGATTAA
- a CDS encoding ABC transporter permease subunit, producing MKLNPVYKRELTVSSRSIRMALILLIFNSVLAIVALFNMFTVVEQVKVTAEIQYSRFLELYTFVSSIEFLMLMFIMPALTASSISGERERQTLELMLTTTMQPKEIILGKFWSALTTMLILAISALPVQSLVFVYGGITIVDVLVLFLCYGIVALFTGGIGMFYSSLLKRSTVATVCTYVTIVLLVAGTYAVNVFTYRLDVNEVNSYVSVLNSAARQASSGGFIYLLLLNPALTFYSVINGQAGAGDIRKPFEQWFGALPDNFIMDHWAAVSMAIQLVLAIILIIISIYAVTPIHGRKDKAVQHEKIRGFEREKRRQPC from the coding sequence ATGAAATTGAATCCGGTTTATAAAAGAGAACTGACTGTCAGCAGCCGCAGTATCCGTATGGCGCTGATTCTTTTGATATTTAACAGTGTTCTGGCCATAGTGGCCCTGTTCAATATGTTTACCGTAGTGGAACAGGTGAAGGTGACGGCGGAGATACAGTATTCCAGATTCCTGGAGCTGTACACCTTTGTCTCCTCCATCGAATTTTTGATGCTGATGTTTATTATGCCGGCCCTTACGGCCAGCAGCATCAGCGGTGAGAGGGAGCGTCAGACGCTGGAACTGATGCTGACCACGACGATGCAGCCCAAAGAAATTATCCTGGGCAAATTCTGGTCGGCGCTCACTACGATGCTGATTCTGGCCATTTCAGCGCTGCCGGTTCAGTCGCTTGTATTTGTGTACGGCGGAATCACGATTGTGGATGTGCTGGTGCTGTTTCTCTGTTATGGTATTGTGGCGCTGTTTACGGGAGGTATCGGCATGTTTTATTCCTCCCTGCTGAAACGCTCTACCGTAGCCACGGTCTGCACTTACGTCACCATCGTGCTTCTGGTGGCGGGGACGTATGCCGTCAATGTGTTTACATACCGCCTGGATGTCAATGAAGTTAATTCCTATGTGTCGGTTTTAAACTCCGCGGCCAGGCAGGCCAGCTCGGGTGGTTTTATTTACCTGCTGCTCCTGAACCCGGCGCTGACATTTTATTCCGTGATCAACGGGCAGGCGGGAGCCGGGGATATCCGAAAACCGTTTGAACAGTGGTTTGGGGCTCTGCCGGACAATTTTATCATGGATCACTGGGCTGCAGTGAGCATGGCAATACAACTTGTTCTGGCCATAATATTGATTATAATTTCCATCTATGCGGTTACTCCTATCCACGGAAGAAAAGATAAGGCGGTGCAGCATGAGAAAATAAGAGGATTTGAAAGAGAAAAGAGGAGACAGCCATGTTGA
- a CDS encoding ABC transporter ATP-binding protein, translated as MLEIRQLRKKYGNFQALDGLNLEIAKGELFGFVGPNGAGKTTTLKIAAGLLAPDGGEVIIDGVDAVRDNTALKQKIGYVPDFFGVYDNLKVSEYMEFFASCYGIEGLMARKRCGLLLEQVKLEDKADFFVDGLSRGMKQRLCLARALIHDPELLILDEPASGLDPRTRVEYTLMLKELREQGKTLIVSSHMLSELSELCTSIGIIEQGRMVLQGSMSQIFERVNSSNPLLICVFSNKEKALTILKSHPCVQTISVKEEEIKVGFIGDKQDEAMLLQQMIDADVMISGFMREKGSLETLFMQITGHEGEKAVLKHEIESGL; from the coding sequence ATGCTGGAAATCAGACAGCTTCGAAAAAAATACGGCAATTTCCAGGCCCTTGACGGTTTAAATCTGGAGATAGCCAAGGGGGAACTGTTCGGCTTTGTCGGTCCCAACGGGGCAGGCAAAACGACGACGCTTAAGATCGCGGCGGGACTTCTGGCGCCGGACGGCGGCGAAGTGATAATCGACGGCGTGGATGCCGTCAGAGACAATACGGCGCTAAAACAGAAGATTGGATATGTCCCGGACTTTTTCGGGGTTTACGATAACCTGAAGGTATCGGAGTATATGGAATTTTTTGCCTCCTGCTACGGAATAGAAGGACTGATGGCCAGAAAACGGTGCGGACTTCTGCTTGAGCAGGTAAAGCTGGAGGACAAGGCAGACTTTTTTGTGGACGGCCTTTCCAGAGGAATGAAGCAGAGGCTCTGCCTGGCCAGGGCCCTGATCCATGATCCGGAACTGCTGATTCTGGATGAACCGGCTTCCGGCCTGGATCCCAGGACGAGAGTGGAGTACACGCTGATGCTGAAGGAACTGAGGGAACAGGGCAAGACGCTGATTGTAAGTTCCCACATGCTGTCGGAACTGTCGGAATTATGCACCAGCATCGGCATCATAGAGCAGGGCAGGATGGTCCTGCAGGGCAGCATGTCCCAGATTTTTGAGCGCGTCAATTCTTCCAATCCGCTTTTAATCTGCGTTTTCAGCAATAAGGAGAAGGCGCTGACCATATTAAAGAGCCATCCCTGCGTGCAGACGATATCGGTGAAGGAAGAGGAGATTAAGGTCGGATTTATCGGAGATAAGCAGGATGAAGCGATGCTGCTCCAGCAAATGATAGATGCCGATGTAATGATAAGTGGTTTTATGAGAGAAAAGGGTAGTCTGGAAACGCTCTTTATGCAGATTACCGGTCACGAAGGAGAGAAGGCGGTGCTGAAACATGAAATTGAATCCGGTTTATAA